The Cheilinus undulatus linkage group 2, ASM1832078v1, whole genome shotgun sequence genome has a window encoding:
- the LOC121515296 gene encoding LOW QUALITY PROTEIN: porphobilinogen deaminase-like (The sequence of the model RefSeq protein was modified relative to this genomic sequence to represent the inferred CDS: deleted 2 bases in 1 codon) yields MTSVHLLTKKQQAGRGHNSLHSAHAQYEHRIMEEGPYKYIREGNGKVSRVIRIGTRQSQLARIQTDSVADKLKELYSDLHLEIIGMTTTGDKILDTALSKIGEKSLFTKELENALERNEVDLVVHSLKDLPTTLPPGFTIGAVLKRENPHDAVVLHPKHKGKTLETLPDNSVIGTSSLRRAAQLKKRFPHLEFKDIRGNLNTRLKKLDEKDDFAAIILAAAGLRRMGWENRISQILAPEDCMYAVGQGALAVEVRARDEDILEMVSVLHDPDTVLRCIAERSFLRRLEGGCSVPVAVHTEVKDSQLYLTGAVYSLDGSDSLKETMQTSITTAEKGLDRVDERLQRVGVTANKISGDAQDRAERLGADLADLLLSKGAKEILTVARQLNDAR; encoded by the exons ATGACCTCAGTACATCTCCTTACCAAGAAGCAGCAGGCAGGCAGAGGACACAATAGCCTGCATAGTGCACACGCTCAGTACGAACAC AGAATTATGGAGGAAGGACCTTACAAGTACATCAGG GAGGGGAATGGAAAAGTCAGTCGGGTCATTCGCATTGGAACTCGTCAGAGCCAG CTGGCTCGCATCCAGACTGACAGCGTGGCCGACAAGTTAAAAGAACTGTACAGTGACCTCCATCTAGAAATAA TCGGCATGACAACGACCGGAGACAAAATCCTGGACACAGCTTTATCAAAG aTCGGAGAGAAGAGCTTGTTTACCAAAGAGTTGGAGAATGCTCTGGAGAGGAACGA GGTTGACCTGGTTGTCCACTCACTCAAAGACCTTCCCACCACTCTGCCTCCAGGGTTCACCATCGGGGCCGTGTTGAA gaGAGAAAACCCCCATGATGCAGTGGTTCTTCACCCGAAACATAAAGGGAAAACTCTGGAGACTCTGCCAGACAACAG TGTGATTGGCACCAGCTCACTGCGCCGTGCCGCTCAGCTGAAGAAGAGATTCCCTCACCTGGAATTCAAAGATATT CGTGGGAATCTGAACACACGTCTGAAGAAACTGGATGAGAAGGACGACTTTGCTGCCATCATCCTGGCTGCTGCCGGCCTTCGGAGGATGGGCTGGGAGAACCGGATCAGCCAG ATCCTGGCACCTGAAGACTGTATGTACGCTGTTGGACAG GGGGCTCTTGCAGTGGAAGTCCGGGCTCGAGATGAAGACATCCTGGAGATGGTGTCAGTCCTCCATGACCCTGACACTGTGCTGCGCTGTATCGCTGAGAGATCCTTCCTCAGACGCCTG GAGGGAGGATGCAGTGTTCCAGTGGCTGTACACACTGAAGTGAAGGATTCCCAG CTCTACCTCACAGGGGCTGTCTACAGTCTGGACGGTTCAGACAGTCTGAAGGAAACCATGCAAACGAGCATCACTACTGCTGAGAAG GGCCTGGACAGGGTGGATGAAAGGCTCCAGCGAGTGGGGGTCACAGCCAACAAGATCTCGGGTGATGCACAGGACCGGGCCGAGCGGCTGGGGGCCGACCTAGCTGACTTACTGCTGAGCAAAGGAGCCAAAGAGATCCTGACGGTGGCCAGGCAGCTCAACGACGCCAGATAA